The genome window TGTATAAACGCAGATGACCTGCCTCCCCCCCTCCTTGGCCCGTGGGCTCACCTTGGCCACCTGCAGCCGGCCCTCGACCACGGCCCGAGCAATGCCAGCCCAGGCATGGTCCAGCTTGAAGCCAGGTGCCAGGTGTATCAGCCATTTGCCAGAGAGCACTTGGTGGGTGATGGCCAGCTGGCGCAGGGTACCAGGCGTTACGGGCCGCCCGCTGGTCTGCAGAGCTTCCCAGGCGGCCTGCAGGCCCTGCACATCACCCGAGTTGGGGATGTAGCCCTGCCCATATGCTGCAATCCAGCCCACGGGCTCAGAGTTGGGCGAGCCAGGGTCCCCATAGCGGGTAACTTGGGATGGCGGGTACTTGGCCAACCAGGCATCCAGCTCTGTGGCAGGTGTCATGCGGGCATCAAACACCAGCCAGGGGTCCATGTCAGCTGCCATGGCCTCTGCAGCCAGGTGCTCAGCAGTGAAGCCATCTTCACGACCACCGGGAGAGtcctcttcctccagctcctcACCTGGTTCCATCCTGCGGGAGGGAACCAAATCAGGGCAGGGCCGGGACAGACTCAACTTGCTGAGTCCTAGGGGGTGCcaggcactgaactgaactgaacggtgtGGGCCTGGGCCTCGGCTGCCACATCCCCAAGATGCAAGCAGTTGTGCAGAATTAACCGCCTGAGGTGGAACAAAAGCTATATAAATGCAGTTAGTATTATTACTGCTCTCCCTGACCTACAAACGAGAAAACCGAAGCTCAGAGAGAAGGGGCTCACTGCAGGTCACACCTTCAGTTAGCGACAGGACCGAAATGGGAATTCAAATGTGGGAACCGCCGGCCCAGCTACGCCTCCTGGTCCTGCCAGAGCCTGGCCGCTCTCCCGGGCGCTGGGATTTAATGGAGGAAGGCAAAGCACACGTCCTCGCAGCACCGAGGCAGGGCCCATGGGGCCAGGCCTCCGGGCGAGCGTTATCCAGCCTACTTAAAGACAAGGGCACTGAGGCGAGAAAGGGCAGTGTCCGATCCGAGACCAACGGGGCGGTGCCTGGAGTCGAACCCAGGCTGGATAGAGGCTGCAGGAGAGCCTGCCTCCCGCCCCGCCGCGCCCGCCGCCATTAGTGCCCACGGCCCGAGCTgcgcccccgccctgccccctcccGCCAACCCCAGCGTCACCTCCGGCCTTCGCTGCGCTCGGCGCCGGCCCAGCCCCGGGCCCGGCTCCGTTCCTGCCGGGGCTCtgcgccgccgccaccgccgcgccccgcccccgccacggctgccgccgccgccgccgccatcttAGTACCCCGGCGCCTCAACAAGAACTTTATAGACAAACGCAGCATAGGGCGGggccgggaggggcggggccaTCGGGGGCGGGGCCATCGGGGAAGGCGAGGAGGGGCGGGCCTTCGGGGGGCGGAGCTAACGTTCGCTCCTCAGGTCTTAGGGGCGGGCGGGAGTGGCGGTTCCGTCCCGGACGGACGCGCAAAGCCCGGGAGGCTCTAAGTGGGAGGGCACTCAGGCCCTGCCGGCGGCGTCCTGTCCGGCGGCGCTAGGACCCTGTAGGGAGCGTAGGGGGCGGAGCCGGCGGCACCAGGACCCGGGGGAACCGCGGCGGACGGGCTACGAGCAGGCCCGGGTGCCGGGGGGCTGCGGGCGGCGGCGCTGGGCCCGGCGCGGCGGGAGAGGCCCCGAGATGCCGAGCAAGAAGAAGAAGTACAACGCGCGGTTCCCGCCGGTGAGCACGTGAGCGGGCCCCGGAGGAACGGGCCGGGCTCTCGGGAGGCTCCGGCCCAGGCCGGGCTAGGGAGGCGGGCGCATCGCCGTGTTCGGGGGCCCGTACGCCCCGCCCCCTTCCGTGCCCTTCCAGCGTGGGTGCCCCCCGCCCCCTTTCTCTCGGGATGCTCCCTCTCTCTGCCCGGCTTAAGCACCTTTTCTGGGACGGAGGCGAAGGGGTCCGAGCTGTCTGTCCCCTCCCCAGGCACGAATCAAGAAGATCATGCAGACGGATGAAGAGATTGGGAAGGTGGCGGCGGCCGTGCCTGTCATCATCTGTATCCTGTCGGGAGCTGGCgggatgggggagtgggggagcCCGGAAGCCCCGGGGTCGCTTTTTGTGGATTGGGCCACCACCCCGCGTTCTCCTTGACCCTCCTCAGCTCGGGCGCTCGAGCTTTTCTTGGAGTCACTGTTGAAGAAAGCCTGCCAAGTGACCCAGTCCCGAAACGCCAAGACCATGACTACATCCCACCTGTGAGTGGCTCCGATCCTAGAGGGCCCGGTTTGGGGTCTTCCTCCAGGAGTTCACACGCCTGGGGGAGGCTGTGCCCTGATAAGGAAGTGGTAGGCTGCTGTGAGGTCTGTGGATTTGAGGAGGAGGGTTAGGATGTTCTGGTCAAGGGGAGGGTTGGGGTGGAAATTTTCCAGGTTCCATTCCCCTGACATCCACAGAGTCCGTACTGTCCCTTGCTGAGGGCCCAGATGTCTGGGCCCCATCCGAGTGCCATCCCC of Bubalus bubalis isolate 160015118507 breed Murrah chromosome 5, NDDB_SH_1, whole genome shotgun sequence contains these proteins:
- the C5H11orf68 gene encoding UPF0696 protein C11orf68 homolog isoform X1, which translates into the protein MAAAAAAAVAGAGRGGGGGAEPRQERSRARGWAGAERSEGRRMEPGEELEEEDSPGGREDGFTAEHLAAEAMAADMDPWLVFDARMTPATELDAWLAKYPPSQVTRYGDPGSPNSEPVGWIAAYGQGYIPNSGDVQGLQAAWEALQTSGRPVTPGTLRQLAITHQVLSGKWLIHLAPGFKLDHAWAGIARAVVEGRLQVAKVSPRAKEGGRQVICVYTDDFTDRLGVLEADAAIRAAGVKCLLTYKPDVYTYLGIYRANRWHLCPTLYESRFQLGGSARGSRVLDRANNVELT
- the C5H11orf68 gene encoding UPF0696 protein C11orf68 homolog isoform X2 — translated: MEPGEELEEEDSPGGREDGFTAEHLAAEAMAADMDPWLVFDARMTPATELDAWLAKYPPSQVTRYGDPGSPNSEPVGWIAAYGQGYIPNSGDVQGLQAAWEALQTSGRPVTPGTLRQLAITHQVLSGKWLIHLAPGFKLDHAWAGIARAVVEGRLQVAKVSPRAKEGGRQVICVYTDDFTDRLGVLEADAAIRAAGVKCLLTYKPDVYTYLGIYRANRWHLCPTLYESRFQLGGSARGSRVLDRANNVELT